Proteins from a single region of Pseudarthrobacter sp. NIBRBAC000502772:
- a CDS encoding magnesium and cobalt transport protein CorA — MTIIDNAVYVDGVRTADPVSLDETYFVLRQREGMAWIGLYRPDANEIRSVAEEFDLSPLAVEDALAGHQRAKLEHYGECVFLVLRPARYLDDVEKVDFGEIHVFVGADYVITVRHAESPDLAKVRQRMESTPEFLALGPEAVLYGILDQVVDEYEPVAAGLENDVDEIEDDLFGADPDVSRRIYELSRQVITFQRATSPLVGILQALAAGTPERAPGPELQDHFRDVLDHVIRLNERVASFRALLQNALAVNAALVAQRQNDEMRKLTESSFAQSEQVKRISSWAAILFAPTLVGTIYGMNFTSMPELNWVFGYPFALGLMVAMGLGLYWTFKHNKWI, encoded by the coding sequence ATGACCATCATCGATAACGCGGTGTACGTGGACGGTGTCAGGACGGCGGACCCCGTCAGCTTGGACGAGACGTATTTCGTCCTGAGGCAGCGCGAAGGAATGGCGTGGATCGGACTGTACCGCCCGGACGCCAACGAAATCAGGTCGGTGGCCGAGGAATTCGACCTGAGCCCCCTTGCCGTGGAGGACGCCCTGGCCGGGCACCAGCGGGCCAAGCTGGAGCACTACGGCGAATGCGTCTTCCTGGTGCTCCGCCCCGCCCGCTACCTCGACGACGTGGAGAAAGTGGACTTCGGCGAGATTCACGTTTTTGTCGGCGCCGATTATGTGATCACCGTCCGCCACGCCGAATCTCCGGACCTGGCCAAGGTGCGCCAGCGGATGGAATCCACGCCCGAGTTCCTCGCCCTGGGCCCGGAGGCCGTGCTGTACGGGATCCTGGACCAGGTGGTGGACGAGTACGAACCCGTGGCCGCGGGGCTGGAGAACGATGTGGACGAGATCGAGGACGACCTCTTCGGCGCCGATCCGGACGTGTCGCGCCGGATCTACGAGCTCTCGCGCCAGGTCATCACCTTCCAGCGCGCCACCAGTCCGTTGGTTGGCATCCTCCAGGCCCTCGCGGCCGGAACACCGGAGCGCGCACCCGGTCCCGAGCTGCAGGACCACTTCCGCGACGTGCTGGACCACGTGATCCGGCTGAATGAACGGGTGGCGTCCTTCCGCGCACTGCTGCAGAACGCCCTGGCCGTTAACGCGGCGTTGGTGGCGCAGCGGCAGAACGACGAAATGCGCAAGCTCACCGAATCCAGCTTCGCCCAGAGCGAGCAGGTGAAACGCATTTCGTCGTGGGCGGCCATCCTGTTTGCGCCCACGCTGGTAGGCACCATTTACGGCATGAATTTCACCAGCATGCCCGAGCTGAACTGGGTCTTCGGCTACCCGTTTGCCCTGGGCCTGATGGTTGCCATGGGGCTGGGGCTCTACTGGACCTTCAAGCACAACAAGTGGATTTAG
- a CDS encoding Hpt domain-containing protein, with amino-acid sequence MAPDEGNGLPLLDPDVLDRLRTELEDDDGVWKVFVQNFIEYLPHRTEKLRLTLTTGDLAGAMDAVLSLKTSSQMVGAERLAGLAMELEQALRHETLHSEPARVLPRLAADRLRQIIRCARQTTNILQKYLHSG; translated from the coding sequence ATGGCGCCGGACGAGGGCAACGGCCTTCCCCTCCTGGATCCGGATGTCCTGGACAGGCTGCGGACAGAGCTCGAGGACGATGACGGCGTGTGGAAAGTCTTCGTGCAGAACTTCATCGAATACCTGCCCCACAGGACTGAAAAGCTGCGTCTGACCCTGACCACCGGCGACCTGGCCGGTGCGATGGACGCGGTCCTCAGCCTCAAGACCTCCAGCCAGATGGTGGGCGCGGAGCGCCTGGCCGGACTTGCCATGGAACTGGAACAGGCCCTGCGCCACGAGACCCTCCACTCTGAACCCGCCCGGGTCCTGCCCCGGCTGGCAGCGGACCGCCTGCGCCAGATCATTCGCTGCGCCCGGCAGACCACTAACATCCTGCAGAAGTACCTGCACTCCGGGTGA